In Treponema primitia ZAS-2, a genomic segment contains:
- the glgX gene encoding glycogen debranching protein GlgX: MGLGNFIADIGKALPLGAEPTETGVNFSIFSRHATAMTLIIFESADPDSDFEEISLNKRRNRTGDIWHCHIRGLGPGTQYLYRADGPYVPEKGFRFNPYKALLDPYAKAMTDLSVWDMAASVGYNAEGAFNDLSFSYKDNIRSQPRCIVVDDDFDWQGDRPINYPLRFSVLYETHVRGLTAHPNSGVQHPGTYLGVIEKIPFFKELGITSLEFLPIQEFYEGELSRKNPGTGKTLVNYWGYSTVSFFAPKGSYAWDKTPGGQVREFKEMVRELHKAGIEVILDIVFNHTAEGNEWGPTYSFRGLDNTIYYMLDGNKRYYKNYSGCGNTVNCNHPVVRTFILECLQYWVMEMHVDGFRFDLGSILGRDQQGRLMENPPVLERIAEDPVLSSTKIIAEAWDAGGAYQVGWFPGGRWAEWNDRYRDEVRRYWRGDPFQVQHLATRISGSADLYLRDGRKPFHSINFLTSHDGFTLRDLVSYNGKHNEENGEDNRDGGDNNLSNNYGVEGPSNSSSLEGIRERQLKNFVATLMVSLGTPMLLGGDEFARTQGGNNNAYCQDNEISWYDWTLMEQNQELFRFVKEMIAFRLRHHGFMRPEFYTGRDGAYNATPDIIWFDEKGNAPDWEKTEYCLALRMDGSRADILADRDDSDFFIMFNPADRQAHFKICEPLAGKRWYLAMDTSLPPPDDILSAGNELPLPDQDEYYMQSRSMAILLSKVI; this comes from the coding sequence ATGGGATTAGGCAATTTTATCGCGGATATCGGAAAGGCCCTTCCCTTGGGCGCGGAACCGACCGAGACCGGAGTAAACTTCTCGATATTCTCTCGGCATGCCACGGCCATGACCCTGATCATCTTTGAGTCTGCGGATCCCGACAGCGACTTTGAAGAAATTTCCCTGAATAAACGCAGAAACCGTACCGGCGATATTTGGCACTGCCATATCCGGGGGCTTGGCCCGGGTACCCAGTACCTGTACCGGGCGGACGGCCCCTATGTCCCGGAAAAGGGATTCCGGTTCAACCCCTACAAGGCCCTGCTGGACCCCTATGCCAAAGCCATGACGGATCTCTCTGTCTGGGATATGGCCGCCTCGGTGGGGTACAACGCCGAGGGAGCTTTCAACGATCTGTCCTTTTCTTATAAAGACAATATCCGCAGCCAGCCCCGGTGCATTGTTGTTGACGATGACTTTGACTGGCAGGGGGACCGGCCCATCAACTACCCCCTGCGTTTCAGCGTGCTCTACGAAACCCATGTCCGGGGCCTGACCGCCCACCCCAATTCGGGGGTGCAGCATCCAGGCACCTATCTGGGGGTGATTGAAAAAATACCCTTCTTCAAGGAGCTGGGGATCACCAGCCTGGAATTCCTCCCCATCCAGGAATTTTACGAAGGGGAGCTTTCCCGGAAAAACCCCGGCACCGGCAAGACCCTGGTAAACTACTGGGGTTATTCCACGGTGTCCTTTTTCGCCCCCAAGGGTTCCTACGCCTGGGACAAAACCCCCGGTGGCCAGGTCCGGGAATTCAAGGAAATGGTCCGGGAGCTCCACAAGGCGGGGATCGAAGTGATTTTGGACATTGTGTTCAACCACACCGCCGAAGGCAACGAGTGGGGCCCCACCTATTCGTTCCGTGGCCTGGACAACACCATCTACTATATGCTCGACGGCAACAAGCGGTATTACAAAAATTATTCCGGCTGCGGCAATACGGTGAACTGTAATCACCCGGTGGTGCGCACCTTTATTCTCGAATGCCTCCAGTACTGGGTAATGGAAATGCACGTTGACGGCTTCCGCTTTGATCTGGGATCTATTCTGGGTCGGGACCAGCAGGGCCGGCTTATGGAGAACCCTCCGGTGTTGGAACGCATCGCCGAAGACCCGGTCCTGAGCAGCACTAAAATTATCGCCGAAGCCTGGGACGCCGGGGGCGCCTACCAGGTGGGCTGGTTCCCCGGGGGCCGCTGGGCCGAATGGAACGACCGCTACCGGGACGAGGTGCGCCGCTACTGGCGCGGGGACCCCTTCCAGGTACAGCACCTGGCCACCCGGATTTCAGGCAGCGCGGACCTGTACCTTCGGGACGGCAGGAAGCCCTTTCATTCAATAAACTTTCTCACCAGCCACGATGGCTTTACCCTGCGGGACCTGGTGTCCTACAACGGCAAACACAATGAAGAAAACGGCGAGGATAACCGGGACGGCGGGGACAATAACCTGAGCAACAACTATGGTGTGGAAGGCCCCTCTAACAGCTCCTCTTTGGAAGGCATCCGGGAACGGCAGCTGAAAAATTTTGTGGCCACCCTGATGGTGTCCCTGGGAACCCCCATGCTTTTAGGGGGCGACGAGTTTGCCCGGACCCAGGGGGGGAACAACAACGCCTATTGCCAGGACAACGAAATCTCCTGGTACGACTGGACCCTGATGGAGCAGAATCAGGAACTTTTCCGCTTTGTTAAAGAGATGATAGCCTTCCGCCTGCGGCACCACGGCTTTATGCGCCCGGAATTCTACACCGGCCGTGACGGCGCCTACAACGCCACCCCGGACATCATCTGGTTCGACGAAAAGGGCAATGCCCCGGACTGGGAAAAAACCGAGTACTGCCTGGCCCTGCGCATGGACGGCAGCCGCGCAGATATACTGGCGGACCGGGACGACAGCGACTTCTTCATCATGTTTAACCCCGCTGATCGGCAGGCCCACTTTAAGATCTGCGAGCCCCTGGCGGGAAAGAGATGGTACCTCGCCATGGACACCAGCCTGCCCCCGCCGGATGACATCCTCAGCGCAGGCAACGAGCTGCCCCTGCCGGATCAGGACGAGTACTATATGCAGAGCCGCAGTATGGCCATACTCCTTTCAAAAGTTATCTAA
- a CDS encoding methionine ABC transporter ATP-binding protein, producing MIQLTNVTKTFGGNGNPAVEAVKNVSLTVEDGEIFGVIGFSGAGKSTLVRCINMLERPDSGTVIVNGQNLTALPDRELRLARRNMGMIFQHFNLFRSRTVAEKIAFPLKYRGATKKQIADRVEELLNLVDLTDKEKVYPSQLSGGQKQRVGIARALASNPSVLLCDEATSALDPQTTQSILALLRDLNKKLGLTIIIITHEMNVVKSISTRAAVMDRGEVIEQGSIFDIFSNPSHRITKDFVATTSNLQKIYDLIREDSPIIRLKPNQILARFSYTGRNTVEALISNASILFNVKINIIFGDLDIIQDTPMGGLINIIDGEPEAVEKAIQWITEKGVRVEVIKHG from the coding sequence ATGATTCAACTTACCAATGTTACCAAAACTTTCGGCGGGAACGGAAACCCTGCCGTGGAGGCGGTCAAAAACGTATCCCTCACGGTGGAGGATGGAGAAATTTTCGGAGTCATCGGATTTTCCGGGGCCGGGAAAAGTACCCTGGTCCGCTGTATCAATATGCTTGAACGGCCCGATTCGGGAACAGTAATAGTAAACGGCCAAAACCTGACGGCCCTCCCGGACCGGGAACTCCGTTTGGCCCGCCGGAATATGGGCATGATCTTTCAGCACTTCAACCTGTTCCGATCCCGGACTGTGGCTGAAAAAATCGCCTTCCCCCTGAAGTACCGGGGGGCCACAAAAAAACAGATTGCAGACAGGGTAGAAGAACTGCTCAACCTGGTGGATCTGACGGACAAGGAAAAGGTCTACCCTTCCCAGCTTTCCGGTGGGCAAAAACAACGGGTGGGCATAGCCCGGGCCCTGGCCTCAAACCCATCGGTACTGCTCTGCGACGAGGCCACCAGCGCCCTGGACCCCCAGACAACCCAGTCAATCCTGGCCCTGCTCAGGGACCTCAACAAAAAGCTGGGCCTCACTATTATTATCATCACCCACGAAATGAACGTGGTGAAGTCCATCAGCACCAGAGCTGCGGTTATGGACAGGGGGGAGGTTATCGAACAGGGTTCCATTTTTGATATTTTTTCAAACCCGTCGCACAGAATTACCAAAGATTTTGTGGCCACTACTTCCAATTTGCAAAAAATCTACGATCTGATTAGAGAAGATTCCCCCATCATCCGCCTTAAACCGAATCAGATCCTTGCCCGTTTTAGTTATACCGGGCGGAACACCGTGGAAGCCCTGATTTCCAACGCATCAATACTGTTCAATGTGAAGATCAACATTATTTTTGGTGACCTGGATATTATTCAGGATACCCCCATGGGCGGACTTATCAATATCATTGACGGCGAACCGGAGGCTGTTGAAAAGGCTATACAGTGGATAACTGAAAAAGGAGTCCGGGTGGAGGTGATCAAGCATGGATGA
- a CDS encoding GNAT family N-acetyltransferase produces the protein MTSRFPHRALVRYTASGHILIDPRDDPDWIVDAMLATGYDEEFCLALDFEAGFVADLMKAGFLVMSANLGEEPEGEGEAPHTAGPAANPLPQYLLLPKLHLERSALFFPDLHVTKTIRRFLPRYELRVDGIPAGEIQGMEALFSLPSGPASDFDHILRRCVEVHDDEWLTEPLRDLIREIRARPEMPVKPLSFGVYRDGKLRAGEFGILAGKVYTSYSGYYDEDNAGSAQMILTARYLEQQGAPFWDLGMPLDYKEFLGAKNIDPFQFVELFRSGQVW, from the coding sequence ATGACCTCCCGCTTTCCCCATCGGGCTTTAGTCCGCTATACCGCTTCAGGGCATATTCTGATCGATCCCCGGGATGATCCCGATTGGATAGTCGACGCCATGCTGGCAACGGGCTATGACGAGGAATTCTGTCTGGCCCTGGACTTTGAGGCGGGCTTTGTTGCGGACCTCATGAAAGCGGGGTTCCTGGTCATGTCCGCCAACTTGGGGGAGGAGCCGGAGGGGGAGGGTGAAGCTCCCCACACTGCCGGCCCCGCTGCGAACCCGTTACCCCAGTATCTCCTGCTGCCAAAACTCCACCTGGAGCGTTCGGCGCTGTTCTTTCCGGATCTGCATGTGACAAAAACGATACGCCGTTTCCTGCCCCGGTATGAACTGCGGGTGGACGGGATTCCTGCCGGGGAGATCCAGGGTATGGAAGCCCTATTTTCCCTCCCCTCAGGCCCTGCCTCGGACTTTGACCATATCCTCCGCCGCTGTGTGGAGGTCCATGACGATGAGTGGCTCACGGAACCTCTGCGAGACCTTATCCGGGAAATACGGGCCCGGCCTGAAATGCCCGTAAAGCCACTTTCCTTCGGGGTATACCGGGACGGGAAGCTGCGGGCCGGGGAATTCGGTATCCTGGCCGGGAAGGTATACACCAGCTATTCCGGTTATTATGACGAGGATAACGCCGGATCCGCCCAGATGATCCTCACCGCCCGATATCTGGAACAACAGGGCGCCCCCTTTTGGGACCTGGGCATGCCCCTGGATTACAAGGAATTTCTCGGGGCAAAGAATATCGACCCTTTTCAGTTTGTTGAGCTATTCCGCAGCGGACAAGTATGGTAG
- a CDS encoding B12-binding domain-containing radical SAM protein has product MPDIVLATINAKWIHPSLALRLLKANLGALEPRCEILEFALRQPLSEKTGPILAARPRILGLSVSIWNHTATAELLDALDLAWADEGSPDQGSTVESTPRPLIVLGGPEASTLPENAALFHHADYVIRGEGEAAFRELCETALGSPSAPPDSLASHPDVPAAAPVPPLWSFGWAKTPSNLRSKLPGTTFIDAPQPGLGGIDPGYRLYTAEDLERKLTYVEASRGCPFGCEFCLSSVDRQVREFPLEKFLGEMENLIARGARSFKFLDRTFNLDMEKAARILEFFLRHLDPGMFVHFEMVPSRIPRELQELLARFPPGSLRIELGIQTFNPQTAALIGRVQSDPEKELETLDFLRRETNAIVHADLIAGLPGEDLGSFAQGFDRLWTARPGEIQLGILKFLPGTPIGRHTGPFGMHYSPTPPYEVMETAALPKVDLDRIKNFARFWELIVNRGAFPDLVSRLFPEKAPVFGPFMALSDRLLGRFGRNWGIDRGALRLALEESAGL; this is encoded by the coding sequence TTGCCCGACATCGTTCTGGCCACCATTAACGCCAAGTGGATCCACCCCTCCCTAGCCCTGCGGCTCCTCAAGGCCAATCTGGGCGCCCTGGAGCCCCGCTGTGAAATCCTGGAATTCGCCCTGCGCCAGCCTTTGTCCGAAAAGACCGGCCCCATCCTGGCGGCCCGGCCCCGCATTTTGGGCCTCTCGGTCTCCATCTGGAACCACACCGCCACCGCGGAACTGCTGGACGCCCTGGACCTGGCCTGGGCCGATGAGGGCAGCCCCGACCAAGGCTCCACCGTTGAAAGTACCCCCCGGCCACTCATCGTCCTGGGCGGCCCCGAGGCATCGACCCTACCGGAGAACGCGGCGCTCTTCCACCACGCCGATTATGTTATACGCGGGGAAGGGGAGGCGGCTTTTCGGGAACTCTGCGAAACAGCGCTGGGCTCCCCGTCTGCCCCTCCGGACTCTCTGGCGTCCCATCCGGACGTTCCGGCGGCCGCTCCCGTACCGCCGCTGTGGAGTTTTGGCTGGGCCAAAACTCCGAGCAACTTGCGCAGCAAGTTGCCGGGGACCACCTTTATCGACGCCCCCCAGCCGGGGCTTGGGGGTATCGATCCTGGGTATCGGCTGTATACCGCCGAGGACCTGGAGCGGAAGCTCACCTATGTGGAAGCCTCCCGGGGATGTCCCTTCGGTTGTGAGTTCTGCCTGAGCAGTGTGGATCGGCAGGTACGGGAATTTCCCCTGGAAAAATTCCTGGGAGAGATGGAAAACCTGATCGCCCGGGGAGCCCGGAGTTTCAAGTTTCTGGACCGGACCTTCAACCTGGATATGGAAAAAGCAGCCCGGATCCTGGAATTTTTTCTGAGACATCTGGATCCGGGTATGTTTGTCCACTTCGAGATGGTCCCTTCCCGGATTCCCCGGGAATTACAGGAGCTGCTTGCCCGGTTTCCCCCAGGCAGCCTCCGGATCGAGCTGGGCATCCAGACCTTCAACCCTCAAACCGCCGCGCTGATAGGCAGGGTCCAGAGCGATCCCGAAAAGGAGCTGGAAACCCTGGATTTCTTGCGCCGGGAGACTAATGCGATTGTCCACGCGGACCTCATCGCCGGGCTGCCGGGGGAGGATTTGGGCTCTTTTGCCCAGGGGTTTGACCGGCTCTGGACGGCGCGTCCGGGGGAGATTCAGCTGGGTATCCTGAAATTCCTCCCCGGGACCCCCATAGGCCGCCATACCGGCCCCTTCGGTATGCACTACAGCCCAACGCCGCCCTATGAGGTGATGGAAACCGCTGCTTTGCCAAAGGTTGATCTGGACCGTATCAAAAATTTTGCCCGTTTTTGGGAGCTTATTGTCAACCGGGGGGCCTTTCCCGATCTGGTTTCCCGGCTTTTCCCCGAAAAAGCCCCGGTATTCGGCCCCTTCATGGCCTTGTCGGACCGGCTCCTGGGGCGGTTTGGGCGGAACTGGGGGATAGACCGGGGGGCGCTGCGACTTGCCCTGGAGGAAAGCGCGGGCCTCTAG
- a CDS encoding acyl-[acyl-carrier-protein] thioesterase, which produces MDVWKESYPVGFTAVDESEGLTLAAAFDYFQEAARRHAEVLGVGQEPMVQAGQGWVLSRISVLVERRPRQGELITVSTWPRGWEKLFALRDFDIRDESDKPIVRARSCWLIVNIEKRRPLRPQATMEKLPLNEGRDALPGGGVGLAPLENLLKAGDRVAAYSDIDYNGHVNNARYVQWVQDIADPTALVQAKTLRLDINYLSEVKIHEPIELWTEPLPAESDAVYTLGVEGRRNGGAVFRAELRIKD; this is translated from the coding sequence ATGGATGTTTGGAAAGAAAGTTATCCCGTGGGTTTCACTGCGGTGGATGAATCGGAAGGCCTGACCCTGGCTGCAGCCTTTGACTATTTTCAGGAGGCTGCCCGACGGCATGCGGAGGTCCTGGGTGTGGGCCAGGAACCTATGGTGCAGGCTGGGCAGGGGTGGGTGCTTTCCCGGATCTCGGTCCTGGTAGAGCGGCGTCCCCGGCAGGGGGAACTTATCACCGTCAGTACCTGGCCACGGGGCTGGGAAAAACTCTTTGCCCTCCGGGATTTTGATATCCGGGATGAGTCGGATAAGCCCATAGTCCGGGCCAGAAGCTGCTGGCTCATTGTGAACATTGAAAAGCGCCGCCCCCTGCGCCCCCAGGCAACCATGGAAAAACTCCCCCTGAACGAAGGCCGGGATGCCCTGCCCGGCGGCGGTGTCGGCCTTGCTCCCCTGGAAAACCTGCTCAAGGCCGGGGACCGGGTCGCCGCCTACTCTGATATTGACTACAACGGTCACGTGAACAATGCCCGCTATGTCCAGTGGGTGCAGGACATCGCCGATCCTACCGCCCTGGTGCAGGCAAAGACCCTGAGGCTGGACATCAACTATTTAAGCGAAGTAAAGATCCATGAACCCATTGAACTTTGGACAGAACCGCTCCCGGCAGAATCAGATGCTGTCTATACCCTTGGCGTAGAAGGCCGAAGGAACGGGGGCGCTGTTTTTCGGGCGGAATTGCGTATAAAGGATTAG
- a CDS encoding MetQ/NlpA family ABC transporter substrate-binding protein: MEKPYWRPWACISRKVKSVSEIKTGDKIAIPNDLVNGGRALRVLEKAGLLTIPASAGPTPLITDITANPLKLEIIEVEAAQTPRLLDDVTASIVNGGHAVDAGLNPDRDSIALEKQSENGDNPYINILAVRTSEKDDPVYKRIVEEYHTDVVKGIIQSAYKGAFTTAW; this comes from the coding sequence TTGGAGAAACCATACTGGCGCCCCTGGGCCTGTATTTCCCGGAAAGTAAAATCCGTTTCGGAGATAAAGACCGGGGACAAGATCGCCATTCCCAATGATCTGGTAAACGGAGGCCGGGCGCTCAGGGTGCTTGAAAAAGCGGGGCTGCTTACAATCCCTGCGTCGGCGGGACCCACTCCCCTCATCACGGATATTACCGCAAACCCCCTGAAACTGGAAATCATTGAAGTGGAAGCGGCCCAAACCCCGCGGCTCCTGGACGATGTTACCGCCTCAATCGTCAACGGGGGCCATGCGGTTGACGCGGGGCTTAATCCGGATCGGGACAGCATTGCCCTGGAGAAGCAGTCCGAAAATGGCGACAATCCCTATATCAACATACTGGCGGTCCGTACCTCTGAAAAGGACGACCCGGTTTACAAGCGCATCGTGGAGGAATATCATACCGATGTGGTGAAGGGAATCATACAGTCAGCATATAAGGGCGCATTTACCACCGCATGGTAA
- a CDS encoding methionine ABC transporter permease, with protein MDEILKKLALNMVNKVPELIKCFWQTLHMMALTGIIAFTIGLVLALILTVTRKGDILENLSLWTVLDKIINLFRSIPFIILLALLIPVTRFIAGTAIGVKGSIVPLVFGTAPFFTRQMENALAEIDRGSIEAAQSIGTGPWGIIFRVYLKESVPGIIRGTTITFINLVGLTAMAGAVGGGGLGDFAIRYGYQRYQTDITVITVIILILIVTVIQALGSFFSKKTLH; from the coding sequence ATGGATGAAATACTGAAAAAACTGGCGCTCAACATGGTAAACAAGGTACCGGAACTGATAAAGTGTTTCTGGCAGACCCTGCACATGATGGCCCTGACCGGGATAATAGCTTTCACCATCGGCCTGGTGCTGGCGCTTATCCTGACCGTCACCCGCAAGGGGGATATCCTGGAAAACCTAAGCCTCTGGACCGTACTGGACAAGATCATCAACCTGTTCCGGTCCATCCCCTTCATCATACTCCTGGCATTGCTCATCCCGGTGACCCGGTTTATCGCGGGCACCGCCATTGGGGTAAAGGGTTCCATCGTACCCCTGGTATTCGGCACTGCCCCCTTCTTTACCCGGCAGATGGAAAATGCCTTGGCAGAAATCGATCGAGGCTCCATCGAGGCGGCCCAGTCCATAGGGACAGGCCCCTGGGGCATCATTTTCCGGGTGTACCTCAAGGAAAGCGTTCCCGGCATCATCCGGGGGACCACCATCACTTTTATTAACCTGGTGGGGCTTACCGCCATGGCCGGGGCAGTGGGCGGCGGCGGCTTGGGAGACTTTGCCATCCGCTACGGCTACCAACGCTATCAAACCGACATTACCGTTATTACAGTAATAATACTGATACTCATCGTTACGGTCATTCAGGCTCTGGGTTCCTTCTTTTCAAAGAAAACTCTGCATTAG
- a CDS encoding trans-sulfuration enzyme family protein, giving the protein MNKGSLLIHNGHELDPATGALGVTVYQTSTFYRKDMTGKQTQEFDYSRGGNPTRKALEETIAILEGGAKGYAFGSGMAAISSVIGLLATGDHIIAPQDIYGGSWVIMDTFYKRWGLELTLVDTADPENIRKAIKPNTKALYLESPSNPLLKITDLKACLGIAREAGLLSIVDNTFMTPYLQRPIELGADVVVHSATKFLGGHSDVISGLAVTKTAELGQRLYAVQNSFGAVPGPWDTWLVIRGIKTLKVRLETQQATAKRVAEWLLTHKNVTNVYYPGLENHPGAEVHRSQSSGPGAMLSFKTKTTEQALNFYSRIKLAAAAPSLGGVESIASYPVKMSHVAMAPAERERLGITDTLVRIAIGLEDADDLIADFDQALS; this is encoded by the coding sequence ATGAACAAGGGTTCCTTATTGATTCACAATGGCCATGAACTGGATCCGGCTACCGGGGCGTTGGGAGTAACCGTATACCAGACATCGACCTTTTACCGGAAAGACATGACCGGCAAACAAACCCAGGAATTCGACTATTCCCGGGGGGGCAACCCTACCCGGAAGGCCCTGGAAGAGACCATCGCAATCCTGGAGGGCGGGGCAAAGGGCTATGCCTTTGGAAGCGGGATGGCGGCTATTTCTTCGGTAATAGGGCTCCTGGCCACGGGGGATCACATCATTGCACCCCAGGATATTTATGGCGGAAGCTGGGTCATTATGGATACCTTCTATAAAAGGTGGGGCCTTGAACTGACCCTGGTGGATACCGCGGATCCGGAAAATATCAGGAAGGCCATCAAGCCCAACACTAAGGCGCTGTACCTGGAATCCCCTTCGAATCCCCTGCTCAAGATTACGGACCTCAAGGCCTGTCTGGGGATTGCCCGGGAAGCGGGGCTCCTTTCTATTGTAGATAATACCTTCATGACCCCCTACCTTCAGCGGCCCATTGAATTGGGGGCGGATGTGGTGGTCCATTCGGCAACTAAGTTCCTGGGCGGCCACAGCGACGTAATTTCCGGGCTGGCGGTAACCAAAACGGCGGAGCTGGGGCAAAGGCTGTATGCGGTACAGAACAGTTTCGGCGCCGTGCCCGGCCCCTGGGATACCTGGCTGGTCATCCGGGGGATCAAGACCCTCAAGGTGCGGCTGGAAACCCAGCAAGCCACGGCGAAACGTGTGGCGGAATGGCTCCTGACCCATAAAAACGTGACCAATGTCTATTATCCAGGCCTGGAGAACCATCCAGGCGCCGAGGTCCACCGGTCCCAGTCCTCAGGTCCCGGGGCCATGCTGTCTTTCAAGACCAAAACCACCGAACAGGCCCTCAATTTCTACAGCCGGATCAAACTGGCCGCCGCTGCCCCCAGCCTGGGTGGGGTGGAAAGCATCGCTTCCTATCCGGTCAAGATGAGCCACGTAGCCATGGCCCCGGCGGAGCGGGAGCGGCTGGGCATCACCGATACCCTGGTCCGCATTGCCATAGGCCTGGAGGATGCGGATGACCTGATCGCCGATTTCGACCAGGCCCTGAGCTAA
- a CDS encoding MetQ/NlpA family ABC transporter substrate-binding protein, whose product MKRTLLVIAALLIGASAFAGGAKQQSNERVVKVGVVGDITDMWTPIAEALKKEGVIIELVKFSEYVLPNRALEDGEIDLNAFQHYAYLNNEISTKGYHISPVGETILAPLGLYFPESKIRFGDKDRGQDRHSQ is encoded by the coding sequence ATGAAAAGAACATTACTGGTTATAGCGGCGCTGCTCATAGGTGCGTCAGCCTTTGCGGGGGGAGCTAAACAGCAGTCCAACGAGCGGGTGGTGAAGGTTGGCGTGGTGGGGGATATTACGGATATGTGGACACCCATTGCGGAGGCTCTGAAAAAAGAAGGGGTCATTATCGAACTGGTCAAATTTTCAGAATATGTGCTGCCCAACCGGGCCCTGGAGGACGGCGAGATTGATTTAAACGCCTTTCAGCATTACGCCTACCTGAACAATGAAATCAGCACCAAGGGCTACCACATTTCCCCGGTTGGAGAAACCATACTGGCGCCCCTGGGCCTGTATTTCCCGGAAAGTAAAATCCGTTTCGGAGATAAAGACCGGGGACAAGATCGCCATTCCCAATGA
- a CDS encoding 5' nucleotidase, NT5C type, with translation MDESSFIIGVDLDGVVGDFYGAMRRIAAEWLDRPLESLPEEVGFGLDEWGIAEFGGYDRLHRFAVTQRNLFRDMTPIKDAPAVLRKLSMHGIRIRIITHRLFLKYFHKTSITQTVDWLDSYDIPYWDICFMADKGAVGAHVYIDDSPDNVTRLRDQGCRTIVFTNSTNRRIAGPRADTWQDVERLVMDAKEEWTTGTLDLFGATGFRTR, from the coding sequence ATGGATGAAAGCAGTTTTATTATCGGTGTAGATCTTGACGGCGTGGTAGGGGATTTCTACGGCGCCATGCGGCGCATTGCCGCGGAATGGCTGGATAGGCCCCTGGAGTCCCTGCCTGAAGAAGTGGGCTTCGGCCTGGATGAGTGGGGCATCGCCGAATTCGGCGGCTACGACCGGCTCCACCGCTTCGCCGTAACCCAGCGCAACCTCTTCCGGGACATGACCCCCATCAAAGATGCCCCCGCAGTATTACGGAAACTCTCCATGCACGGCATCCGGATCCGCATCATCACCCATCGGCTTTTTCTCAAGTACTTCCACAAAACTTCGATTACCCAGACCGTGGACTGGCTGGACTCCTACGACATCCCCTACTGGGACATCTGCTTCATGGCCGACAAGGGCGCCGTGGGAGCCCACGTCTACATCGACGACTCCCCGGACAACGTGACCCGTCTGCGGGACCAGGGCTGCCGCACCATCGTCTTCACCAATTCTACTAACCGCCGCATCGCCGGCCCCCGGGCCGACACCTGGCAGGATGTGGAGCGCCTGGTGATGGATGCCAAGGAAGAGTGGACCACCGGCACCCTGGATTTGTTCGGCGCCACGGGGTTCCGGACCAGGTAA